Sequence from the Natronomonas marina genome:
GGGACGAACGAGGCGGGGAGCCGCTGGAACGCCAGGGTGTCCAGCAGGTCGATGCGCTCGAGGCCGGCCTCCGCGAGGACGATGGCGTCGAAGACGGTTTCGATGTCACGGCCCAGCGCCTGTCGCCGTAGCTCCGGGAGGTCGTCGAACCACTCCTCGGCGGTCCGGTCGTAGCTCGCGTCGCCCTCCTCCTCTTGGGCCTCCAGGCGGCGTTCGTGCTCGGCCTGCAACGGCGGGGCCAGCAGTTTCTGGACGCGAGTGTCGACGTTCCCGCGTAGCGGTTCGACCGCCAAATCCGGGCGGGCCGAGAGTAACTGGGCCTTCCGGCGGAGGCTCGATGTCCCGACGGTCGCCCCCTCCGGGAGGTCCGGGAGGTCGGTCCCGTCCGGTGTCAGGAGGACGTCGTCCGCGGACGCCCGTTCGGGAACGGCCGCGACGACGAGTTCGTCGGGGAACTCCGTCGGCACGTCCTTCATCGAGTGGATCGCGGCGTCGACCTCGCCGTCGATGACCTTCTCGTCGAGGCTGCGGACGAACGCGCCGGTCTTGCCGAGTCGGTGTATCAGCTCGTCCCGGACGCTGTCGCCCGTCGTCTCCACCTCCACGAGTTCGACCTCCCGGCGTCGGCTCTCGAGGGCCCGGGCGACGCGCTGGGCCTGCCGCAGTGCGAGGTCCGACCCCCGCGTCGCCAGCCGAATCGTCTCTGTCATACCCGAAGGTGGGTGGCCGCGATTGAAACCCCCTTCGTCTCCCCCGGACACCGGCCGTCCGCTCCGGTCGCTCGTACGGTAAATCGGATACGGCTATACGAAACCGGTGGGACACGCCCGGCACGGACGCTCCTCCCAGGGAGTGTCTCGGCGGTCGATGCTGGGCTGATCGGGCGTCGAAAAGGGTTCGCCGTGGCGCTCAGGCCTCGACTTCGGCGCGCTCGCGGATGATGTTCTCCAGTTCCTCGGCGTCGTCAATGCGCTCCATCTCCTCGCGCTCGATGAGTGCGGTCCCTTCGACGGAATCCTGGCGGGCGCGCTCGACGACGTACACCGACCGGGTTCGCGTCACCTCACCCACCGAAGACATGATGCGGGCCCGCTTCTCGGCGGTGCGGTTGAACTCCGAGTGGCCGGTGAGCACCTTCCGGTCGCTTCCTTCGTCCTCGCTGATGGCCTTGAACGGCGCCCGCGACGTCGGGTGGACCTCGAAGCCGACCCGCGTCAGGACCGTGATGAGGTGGGCGTCGTCGGGGTCGGCCTCCGGTTCGTCGGGGTCGTCGGTCTCCTCGCGGACCTCCTCGGCACCCTCGAGGACGCTGACGGGGCTGGCGAGCGGCCGGTCGAAGATCTCCTCCAGTTCGGCGGCGACGTCGACGCTTGCGTTCATACCGTCCTCGTACTTGGAGACGGTGCGCCGCGAGACGCCGAGTTCGTTCGCGAGTTTGCCGAGCGACCACTCCCGGTCGGAGCGGACGTCCGACAGCAGGTCGCCGTCGATGTTGACGTACAGCCCTCCGGGTGCGGCGTAGATGAGCGGCGGCACCTCCTCGATGAACAGGTCCATCGCTGTGTCCGGCGACAGCACGGGCACGCCGTGTCTGAAGTAGACGACGCCCGGTTTGAGATCCTCGTTTCGGGTCCGGAGCCCGATGACCAGCGGCGTCGCCTCGAGGTACTCGCCGAGTCGGCGCATCTCGGCGCCCGTGTACCCGTCGAAGGCGTCGATGTTGGCCAGCACCTTCAACAGCACCACGTCGTCGCCGCGACGGGCCGCGATGTCGAAGCTCTTCGGGCGAATCGCACACCGGTCGCTCACCGCGAAGCCTGCGTCCTCGAGCATCGTGGTGACGTTGCCGACCAGTGCGGACCGGGACATAGAGGTATGTAAGCGTTTCCCTGGTTAAATGTGTTTCCCCGGCTCACACCGGCGCTATCTTGCGGTTGGGTGGGCACGAACGGCCGCCGGCTTTACGCACCGAAACCCGGTTAGGTACCCTTCCCGTATCCCTCTCCGTGACCGTCATCGGGCTGGACGACACCGACTCCCGCGAGCGGGGGATGTGTACGACCTACGTCGCCGATACCGTCGCTCGACGGCTCGTCGACGCGGGTGCGACCGTCGAGCGGGTGCTGCTCGTCCGGTGCAATCCGGCCGTCGAACACAAGACGCGGGGCAACGCCTCGCTGGCCGTCCACACCGACGCCGCTCCGGCGACCGCCGCCCGAATCGCCGTCGATGTCGTCGGTGCGGCCGCCGAGACTGCCGACGATCGGACGAACCCCGGTGTCGTCGTCGCCGACGGCTCGCCCGAGGCGGTTCCGGATCCGGTCGTCGACTTCGCACGAGAGGCCGTCAGCGGGCACCACACCCGCGAGCGCGCCCGCCGGGTCCTGTCCGAGGCCAGCTATCGCGCCGAGAGGTGGAAGAACGGCCGCGGCATTATCGGTTCCCTGGCGGCCGTCGGTGCGTGGGCCGCCTTCGACGAGTGGACCTACGAGCGCATCGCCTACCGTCGGTCGGACCGGTGGGGGACGGAGCGGGACGTCGACGTCGAGTCGGTCTTCGAGGCCGCCGAGACCGCCTATCCGACGGTGTGGGACACGGTCGACCGCGGGACCGGCGAGGCGGTCTGCGTTCCACGGACGCCGGGACCGGTGCTCTACGGCATCCGCGGCGACGACGCAGAGGCCTGTCGTGAGACTGCTGCCCGAATCGACTCCGAGCCGGTCGACCGGAGCCGGCTCTTCGTGACGAACCAGGGGACCGACGCCCACCTCCTCGACGGGACCGTTTCGGGTGCGGTGGACGGTCGGTCCTATCGCCTCGACGCGACCGTCTCGACGGCACCGGAGACCCGTCGCGGTGGTCACGTCTTCTTCGACGTCGACGGTGGGACGGCGCAACTGCAGTGCGTCGCCTTCGAGCCCACGAAGCGATTCCGCGACCGGATCCGGCGGCTCCGGGTCGGCGACGACCTGACCGTCTGCGGCGAGGTAAAAGCCGGCACCCTGAAACTCGAGAAGTTCGCCGTCAGGGCGCTTCGGGAGGTCGAGTCGGTCACGCCGACGTGCCCCGAGTGCGAGCGGACGATGGAGTCCGCCGGCCGCGGCCAGGGCTACCGGTGCCGCGACTGCGGAACGGCCGCGGACGGCAGGGTCGAACGACCCCTCGACCGCGACCTAGCAGTCGGCTGGTACGAGGTCCCGCCCCGGGCCAGGCGACACGTCGCCAAGCCGCTCGTCAGGGGCGGCTTCGACGGGCCGACTCACCCCGAGCGGTAGTCGAACGTTGTGAACTGTTGCCACAGTTTATGTGTGTCGGCGTCCCTGTGTCGGTATGGCCAGCAGCCCGGGCGAACGACTCCGAACGGTCTGTGAGGCGTGCGGTCTGCCGTTCTACGCCGAGAAGGCGGCGTGTCCCTACTGCGGTTCCGCGGCACCGGGCGAGGCGGCTCCCGAGGAGTCGGGGTTCGTCTTCGGCAACGACGCCGACGGCAACGGGCGGACGAGGTGTCCGGAGTGTGGACTCCCGCACTACGACGACACGGCGGGGTGTCCGTACTGCGAGTACGCGGGCACGACGGGCGAGTCGGAGTCGACAGCCGACACTCCGGCCGAGCGTCCCACCGACGGGACCACCGAAAGCGAATCGGGCATTTTCGACCGTCTCAAGTCCGTACTCGGCCTCTGACTATCCTTTCAGGCCGCTGCCCGACAGCGGGACGACGACGTCGGCGTCGTCGTCGAGCACGCCCCGGTCGCGGTACCTGTGGAGTGCGGCGGGGGCAACCGCACACGTCGGTTCGGTGTAGAAGCCCGCACGGTGGAGGCGGTCGAGTTCCGCCTCGACGGCCGACGCGGGGAGGGCGATTGCGTTGCCGTCGGTCGCCTCGATGGCCGCCAGCAGGTGTCGCTTCTGGGGTGGCTCTCGAATCTGGATACCGTCGGCGACGGCGTTGTCACCGGCCGCGGCGCTCTCGCCGTGGAGTGCGGCGACGACCGGTGCGTACCCGGCCGCCTGCGCGCCCAGCAGCCGTGGCATCCGGTCGGTCCAGCCGGCCGCTCGCAACGCCCGGAACCCGCGATAGGCGCCGAGGAACATCGTCCCGTGGCCGAGCGGCATCACGACCGCGTCGGGGACCGACCAGCCGCGATGGTGTGCGATCTCGTAGGCCATCGTCGCCGTCCCGGCGAAGAACGCGGGGTTCCAGGCGTGGCTCGCGTACCAGCCCTCCCCCGACGCGACGCTCTCGATGCAGGCGTCGGTCACGTCCTCGCGGGTCCCCTCGACTCGGACGAGATTCGCCCCGGTCCGGCGGATGGCCCGGAGCTTCGACTCCTTGGCGTCCGCCGGGACGTATATCTCGGCCGGAATCCCGGCCCTGGCCGCGTAGGTGGCGATCGCGGCGCCCGCGTTACCCGAGGAATCCTCGAGGACGCGCTCGGCGCCGACCTCGACGGCCCGCGACAGCGTCGTCGTCGCGCCGCGGTCCTTGAACGACCCTGTCGGGAAGACGTACTCCAGTTTGAACTCGGCGTCCCAGTCCGGGGCGTCGACGAGCGGCGTGTACCCCTCCCCGAGGGTGACGTGCCGCTCGACCGGGAGGAACGACTCGAAGGCCCACAGGCCCTCGCGCGGGTCGATGTCGGGGGCGTCGGTCGCCGGGAGCGGCCGGTCGGCAAACTGGAGCGGTTCGCCGCACGCACACCGCCAGCGGTCGGCGTACTCGCGGCCACAGTCCGGACAGCGGAGGTCCATGGCCGACAGTGGACGGCCGCGGCCCTGTCCGTTTCGGTGTGACGAGCAGGCGGGACTCGGGTGCCGGCGGCGGCGTCCCGCGCTCCGGCCTCGACCGACCGCCGGCGACCGTCAGGTCACGGGCGGTCTGGACGCCCCCTTGTATATAAACCGTCGGACGATCCGGCCGACGCCCTAGGACGGTCAGAAGGAGTCGATGTCGGTCCCCAGCGAGCAGACGTACTCGCCGGTCGCGGCCTGCGGGAGGCGGCGGTGCCGCCAGAAGACCCCGCCGGAGTCGGCGGTCACCTCCGCCTTGACCGTCCCGAAGGGGTCGGTCACCTCGAAGAGCGTGTCGCCGCGCTGGACCTCCTCGCCGAGTTCGACCGCGTACGAGACCAGCCCGCCGGCCGGCGAGCCGTACTGCTCGAAGCCGGTCGCCCGGGTCTGTGGCTGGAGGTCGACGTCGCCCTCTAGGAAGCCGTACCGGTAGAGGACGTTGAAGACGCCCTTCAGGCCCTTCCGGATGGATTCCTCGTCCCAGCCGACCGAACCGCCGAGTTCGGGGTCGATGGTGGGGATGCCCTCGTCCGGCGCGGCACGGGCGAGCTGTCCGTCGGGCCCCTTCTGGTCGAGGATGTAGCCGCAGCCGAACGCCTTCGCCAGTTCGAGACAGTCCCGGTGGAGCCGGTGGCGGGAGCCACACCGCACGCGCGTTTCGTCTATCATACAGGAGGTCGACCCCTGGTGGAGGTCCAGCACGAGGTCGGCGCGGCTGGCGGCCTCGAAGGTGGCCGCGGCGATGCGCTCGGAGGCGGTCCCCTCCTCGTCGCCGGGATAGGCGCGATTGAGCTTCGTGTCGTCGATGGGGTTGCGGTGTTCGGCCACCTGGAAGCCGTAGTGGTTGACGATGCCGACGATGAGCAACTCGCCGGCCAGGTCCGCGGGGTCGAGTTGCGGGACGAGCCGCTGGACGACCCCGAGTCCGTTGAGTTCGTCGCCGTCCGAGACCGCCTGAATGTAGAGCGTCTTGCCGTCGCGGTCGCCGTTGACGACCGCGACCGGCAGACCCACCTCGGAGCCGTCCCGGGCTTCACCGACCGACAGCCGCCCCGTGTCGATTTCGCCCGGGGCCGCACTCGCCGAACCGAGGGTAGTCATTACTACCAATCCTCTTGCGGGCGGTCTTAGGCCTACTGATACCCGCCGACTTTTCCGTGTGTCCGATACCTGTACGGATTTGTGTCGGCCGCCCCTACGGACGGCTGTGTCAGCCGATACTCCCGACCGTCCCGGCGTCGCCGCACTCGCCGAGGAACTGGAGGTGCGCCGGCACGCCCGCAGCGGCCTCCTCGCGGGCGCCGCCATCGCCGCCGCGGTCTTCGTCATCTTCGCGTACCTGCCGGGGACCGACGAGTCGCTGCTCTACTGGGGGGCGCTGTCGTTCGTGCTGGCGACCGCGGTCGCCGGACTCGTCACCACGCTCCTCGTCGCCCGGGCGGCCTACCGGCGGACGCTCTCGGTCAACGGTATCGACCCCGGCCGGCGCTCGCCGTCGACGCTCGCGGTTCTCATCGGACTGCTCGGGTGGGCGCTCGTCCCCGTCGTCGCCACGCTGGCCGTCGAGCGCCCCTCGGGGGGCTTCCGGTTGCTGGTCGCCCTGGTGACCGGCGGGTTCGTCGCCCTCGCGGTCGGCGGTCTCGGCCTGCGAGTCGCCGTCGCGCTCTCGTTGAGCCACGAGTGGCGCCCGCGCGAGGCGGCCGCGGGCGCGGTCGTCTACACCGCCCTCGTCGCGGCGCCGGCAGTCGGCTGTCCGTCGGGTGGGGCCTGTCTCGGGACGCCGGACGGACTGGTCGCCGCGGTCGTCGGTCTCGACCCGGCGGCCGTCTCGACGGTCTACGCGGCGGTCGTCCTCGCCGGCGGGTTCCTCGTCGGCGCGGCCCTCGGCGTCCGTGGGGCCGCCCCACCCCACGGCGTCGTCGCGGGCGTCGTCGCGGCCATCGCAACCCTCCCGCTCGTCGCGGCGGCGTCGGGCGACCCTGCCGTCGTGCGGTCGACCGCGCTGTACCTGCCGGTTCTGCTGGGAACGGTCGGCGGCGTCGGCGGCGCGGTCGTCGTCGGAATCCGTTCTTCGGATGGTTCGCCCGAACGATAACCCTTTTCTCCCGTGCATTGGAACCGGTAGCGTATGACCGAGGAGCTCAAGAAAGGGCTGGAGGGTGTTCTGGTCGCCGAGTCGTCGCTCAGCTACATCGACGGCGACGAGGGCAAGCTGGTCTACTGCGGCTACACCATCGACGATCTCGCCCGGAACGCCACGTACGAGGAGGTCGTCTACCTCCTGTGGCACGGCGAACTGCCGAACCGCGAGGAACTGGCGGAGTTCGAGGCGTCGATGGCCGAGGAGCGCCACCTCGACGACGGCGTCCACCGCCTGGTCCGCGACCTGGCCGAGGCCGACGAGGAGCCGATGGCGGCGCTGCGGACCATCGTCTCGACGCTGTCCGCCTACGACGACGACGCCGAGGCCGACGTGGACCCGACGAACGAGGCGGCCAACCTCCGGAAGGGCCGCCGCATCACCGCCAAAGTCCCGACCGCGCTGGCAGCGTTCGACCGCATCCGCAACGGGAACGACCCCGTCGCTCCCCGCGAGGACCTCGGACACGCGGCGAACTTCCTCTACATGCTCAACGGCGAGGAACCCGACGACGTGCTGGCGGAGACGTTCGACATGGCGCTCGTGTTGCACGCCGACCACGGGCTGAACGCCTCGACGTTCTCGGCGACGGTCACCGCCTCGACGCTCGCGGATCTCCACGCCGCGGTCACCTCGGCGGTGGGGACGCTGTCGGGCAGCCTCCACGGCGGCGCCAACCAGGACGTCATGGAGATGCTCAAGGAGGTCGACGCCTCCGACAAGGACGCCCTCGAGTGGGTCACCGACGCTCTCGAAGCGGGCCGTCGCGTGCCCGGCTTCGGCCACCGCGTCTACAACGTCAAGGACCCGCGTGCGAAGATACTCAGCGAGAAGTCGAAGGCGCTGGGCGAGGCCGGCGACATGAAGTGGTACGAGTACTCGACGACCATCGAGGACTACCTCGTCGAGGAGAAGGGCCTGGCACCCAATGTCGACTTCTACTCGGCGTCGACGTACTACCAGATGGGCATCCCGGTCGACATCTACACGCCCATCTTCGCGATGAGTCGCGTCGGCGGCTGGATCGCACACGTCCTCGAACAGTACGACGACAACCGGCTCATCCGGCCCCGCTCGCGCTACGTCGGCAGCGAGGACCGCTCGGTGCCGCCCATCGACGAGCGATAGTCCCGGACGCCGGTTCGCTCGACCCTCCTCCCTTTCGACGCGGATTCCGCGCCGTTTTTTTATCCGCTGCCGTCAGTTGCCGGTATGGCCGACCAGCAGCTCATCGACGCGCTCAGAGAGGCCGAGGCGGTGAAGTTCGGCGAGTTCGAACTCTCCCACGGCGGGACCTCGGAGTACTACGTCGACAAGTACGTCTTCGAGACCGATCCGCACTGCCTGGAACTGATAGCGGCGGCCTTCGCCGACCGCCTGCTCGCGGACGGCGACGCGCCGCCCCGACTCGCCGGCGTGGCGCTCGGTGCAGTTCCGCTCGTCGCCGCCACCGCCGTCGAGACGGGGGCTCCCTACGTCATCGTCCGTAAGCAGGCCAAGGAGTACGGCACCGGAAACCGCATCGAGGGCGAACTCGCGGCGGGCGAGGAGGTCGTCGTCGTCGAGGACATCGCCACGACCGGCCAGAGCGCCGTCGACGCCGTCGAGGCGCTGCGGGAGGCGGGCGCCGTCGTCGACCGCGTCCTCGTCGTCGTCGACCGCGAGGAGGGCGCCCGCGAGCACCTCGCCGAGAACGATGTCGAACTGGAGTCGCTCCTGACGGCCTCCGAGTTGCTCGCCGACGCCGGCCGGTAGTCCGTTCGGCTCTCAGTCGACGCCGGTGTATCCACTTTAGTGTCTATCTTTGACTGGAGAAACATCGACGTATTCATGGACGTGCGTTGACTCCGTTGTAATCATGAACCGTTCGGAGAAGGCCGCCCTCCAGTTGCGTGCGGTCGACGTGCTGCGGACGCTGAAGGAGACGCGCACCTACGAGGAGTTGGCGGCGGAGACGGGACTGCCGGCGGGCGATCTGAACCGCTACGTCAACGGTCACGTACTCCCGAGCGAGACGCGGGCCCGCGAGGTCGTCGAGGACGTCGGCGCGGACCTGCTGGCGGAGGAACTGGACGCCCGTATCGCGGTCGACGAGGAGGGTTACGTCGACAACTCGCGGGTCGTCTTCGACCAGTCGTTCCTCTCTCTGGTACCGCCGGTCGCCGCGGAGCAACTCGGCGTCGACCCGCCGGACGCGGTGCTGACGGCGGCGACCGACGGCATCACGCTCGCGGCCGCCATGTCGCGGTACTTCGGGTCGCGCTGTGCCTACGCCAAGAAGTCCCGCGAGACGGCCGTCGAGGAGTTCATCGAGGCCCGCCAGCGCCTCTCGTCGGGCATCGAGATCGACTACTACCTCCCGGCAAGCGCCGTCGACGCCGGCGAGTCCGTCCTCGTCGTCGACGACCTCATCCGGTCCGGCGAGACCCAGCAACTGCTCCTCGACATCGCTCGCTCGGCCGGCGCCGACGTGGCGGGCGTCTTCGCGCTCATCGCGGTCGGCGACGAGGGCATCGAGCGGGCCCGCGCCCACACCGACGCCCCCGTCGATGCACTCGTCCGTCTCGACTGAGTGTTGGACGAACGTGGATACACTGGCCGGGTTTTCGACGGTAACTACTAAGTCCCCGTCCTGTGGTATGCCCGAACGTGAAACATGGCCGCGACTGATTCCATCGCCGAGTTCTTCGAATTCGACGAGTACGACACCGACCTGGGGACGGAGACCACCGCCGGGATAACGACGTTCCTGGCGATGGCGTACATCATCGTCGTCAACCCGAGCATCCTGGCGCCGGCCATCGTCGGCGGGACGCCCGAGGGCGGCGACGTGCCGACGACCGAAATCGCCGGCTCCACGTACACCTACTTCCAGGTCGTCGAGATGCTCACCGTCGTCACGATCCTGGCGTCGGTGGTCGCCATCCTCGTGATGGCGCTGTACGCGAACCGTCCCTTCGGGCTGGCGCCCGGCCTGGGGCTGAACGCCTTCTTCGCGTTCACGGTCGTGCTGACGCTGGGGGTCCCCTGGCAGGTCGCCCTCGCCGCGGTCTTCGTCGAGGGCATCGTCTTCATCGCGCTGACTGCCGTCGGCGCCCGCGAGTACATCATCCAGCTGTTCCCCGAACCGGTGAAGTTCGCGGTCGGGGCCGGTATCGGCGTGTTCCTGCTGTTTCTCGGTCTCCAGGAGATGCAGGTCGTCGTCGACGACCCGGCGACGCTGGTCTCTTTGGGGAACGTCCTCCAGAGCCCGGTCGCGGCGCTGTCGCTCGTCGGTCTCGCGGTCACGCTGATGCTGTACGCCCGCGACATCAGGGGTTCCATCGTCATCGGCATCCTCGGGACGGCGGTCGCGGGCTACGTGCTGACGCTTCTCGGCGTCGTCCAGCGGGGCGTTCTCGACGCGGGGACGATTTCGCAGGTCGAAAGCGACGGCGTCGGCTCGCTGCTGTTCGGCGTCCAGTACGACTTCACGCCGCTGTTCTTCGGCTTTATCGATGGCCTCGGGCTCATCACCGAGGACCCGCTCGTGTTCGTGCTGGTCGTCTTCACGTTCTTCTTCGTCGACTTCTTCGACACCGCCGGCACGCTCATCGGCGTCTCACAGATCGCCGGCTTTCTCGACGAGAACGGCGACCTGCCGAACATCGACCGGCCGCTGATGGCCGACGCTGTCGGCACCACCCTCGGCGCGATGATGGGCACCTCGACGGTGACGACGTTCATCGAGTCGGCCACCGGCGTCGAGGAGGGCGGTCGCACCGGCTTCACCGCCCTCGTCGTCGGGGCCCTGTTCGCGCTGTCGCTGCTCGTCGTGCCGCTCGTCTCCGCCATCCCGACCTACGCGACCTACATCGCGCTGGTCGTCGTCGGCATCATCATGCTGCAGGGCGTCGCCGACATCGACTGGAGCGACCCGGCGTGGGCCATCTCCGGCGGTCTCACCATCACCGTCATGCCGCTCACGGCCTCCATCGCCAACGGACTCGCCGCGGGCATCATGAGCTACCCGGTCGTCAAGGCGGCCATCGGTGACCGCGAGGACGTCTCTGCCGGCCAGTGGGTCCTCGGGGTCCTCTTCGTGCTCTACTTCGCCGTCTTCTTCGCCGTCGACGCCGGCCTGCTCGCGTTCTGAACTCCCCTCGGAACCGTAACACCTTCCAGTCGGTCGGTCCCCAGGGTCGGTATGGAGGTCCCGTACGTCGGCGAGTGCTCCCGGCGGACGCTCGCCCGCCTTTCGGCCGCGCTGGTCGTCCTCGCGCTCTTTGCACCTGCGGCCTACGCGGCCCTCGACCCCGAGGGAATCGACCTCGGTCCCGGCACCGTCGAGGAACCCGCCGACCAGCGAACCTACGTCAGTGTCCAGGGGTTTCACTTCGCCGGCTACGGCCAGCCGAAGAAGCCAGCCAGACTCGTCGCCGCCGACGGCGACGCCGAACTGGCCTGGCTCTTCGAGGGCGACTCCGTCGGCGCCGTCTGGTTCTACGAGGTCGACCCGCTGCCGGACGGCAACCTCTTCGTCACCTCGACGTACCCCGACGGGACCATCGCCTTCGAGTACGACCCCGACACCGACGAGGTGGTCCAGCGTCACGAACTGCCGGGTCTCGTCGACACCCACAGCACGGCCTGGCTTGGCGACGGGCGCCTGCTGGTCGCCAACATGCGGGCGACGGAGGACGGCGTCCCCGAGGACCGTCTCTTCGTCCGGAACACGACGACCGGCGAGACCGTCTGGGAGTGGCGCTTCCGGAACCACTACCCCAACGGCACCGACGGCGGCTTCGACGGCGACTGGACCCACGTCAACGACGTCGAGACGGTCGGCGACGGCGACCGCTACGTCCTGGCATCGCCCCGGAACTTCGATCAGGTCATCGTCGTCGACCGCCGGACCGGCAACGTCGTCATGCGACTCGGCGAGGACGGTGAGTACGGGACGCTGAACGAACAGCACAATCCCGACTACCTCGAACGCGAGGACGGCACGCCGGTCATCCTGGTCGCCGACAGCGAGAACGACCGGGTCGTCGAGTACGAACGGGAGTGCGGCGGCGCCGACCCCCGCCTCGGGGCCGGAACGTCGCCGACCGACTGCGAGTGGGAGCAGGTGTGGGCCGTCGACGGCTTCAACTGGCCCCGCGACGCCGACCGCCTGCCGAACGGCAACACCTTGGTGACAGACACGCTGAACCACCGCGTCGTCGAGGTGACGCCGGAGGGCGAGGTGGTCTGGGAGTTCTACGCCGCCTGGGCCCCCTACGACGCCGAGCGGGGCGCTCCCGGCAGCAACGGCCCGACGATGGCCGACCGGGGGACGACCGGGTCGTTCACCGTCTCCGGCGGCGCCGACGACTCGCCGGCCGCCCGCTACCACGTCGGCGACGCCATCGCCGCGGCCGGCGCCGGGACACCGGTCGAATCGCAGACCGAGGAGCTCGCCACCACCTACGCCCACGTCGAACCGTGGTTCCGCCCCGTCTGGATGGGGTCGTGGACGTTCCTCGCGTTCGCCGTCGGCGTCCTCCTGTCGGTCGGGTGGGCACTCGTCGAACTCGCCGCCCGCCGCGACCGCATCGCTGCCGGACTCCGAGGCCGGTTCGGCGCCGGGTGAGACGCGTCGGTCTGGTCGCCGCCGGACACAGTACCGTCGCGCTCTTTAGGACCGAGGCGCTACCGACGGTCGATGGCGA
This genomic interval carries:
- a CDS encoding transcriptional regulator codes for the protein MSRSALVGNVTTMLEDAGFAVSDRCAIRPKSFDIAARRGDDVVLLKVLANIDAFDGYTGAEMRRLGEYLEATPLVIGLRTRNEDLKPGVVYFRHGVPVLSPDTAMDLFIEEVPPLIYAAPGGLYVNIDGDLLSDVRSDREWSLGKLANELGVSRRTVSKYEDGMNASVDVAAELEEIFDRPLASPVSVLEGAEEVREETDDPDEPEADPDDAHLITVLTRVGFEVHPTSRAPFKAISEDEGSDRKVLTGHSEFNRTAEKRARIMSSVGEVTRTRSVYVVERARQDSVEGTALIEREEMERIDDAEELENIIRERAEVEA
- a CDS encoding phosphoribosyltransferase family protein, coding for MNRSEKAALQLRAVDVLRTLKETRTYEELAAETGLPAGDLNRYVNGHVLPSETRAREVVEDVGADLLAEELDARIAVDEEGYVDNSRVVFDQSFLSLVPPVAAEQLGVDPPDAVLTAATDGITLAAAMSRYFGSRCAYAKKSRETAVEEFIEARQRLSSGIEIDYYLPASAVDAGESVLVVDDLIRSGETQQLLLDIARSAGADVAGVFALIAVGDEGIERARAHTDAPVDALVRLD
- a CDS encoding pyridoxal-phosphate dependent enzyme, yielding MDLRCPDCGREYADRWRCACGEPLQFADRPLPATDAPDIDPREGLWAFESFLPVERHVTLGEGYTPLVDAPDWDAEFKLEYVFPTGSFKDRGATTTLSRAVEVGAERVLEDSSGNAGAAIATYAARAGIPAEIYVPADAKESKLRAIRRTGANLVRVEGTREDVTDACIESVASGEGWYASHAWNPAFFAGTATMAYEIAHHRGWSVPDAVVMPLGHGTMFLGAYRGFRALRAAGWTDRMPRLLGAQAAGYAPVVAALHGESAAAGDNAVADGIQIREPPQKRHLLAAIEATDGNAIALPASAVEAELDRLHRAGFYTEPTCAVAPAALHRYRDRGVLDDDADVVVPLSGSGLKG
- the hemC gene encoding hydroxymethylbilane synthase, translating into MTETIRLATRGSDLALRQAQRVARALESRRREVELVEVETTGDSVRDELIHRLGKTGAFVRSLDEKVIDGEVDAAIHSMKDVPTEFPDELVVAAVPERASADDVLLTPDGTDLPDLPEGATVGTSSLRRKAQLLSARPDLAVEPLRGNVDTRVQKLLAPPLQAEHERRLEAQEEEGDASYDRTAEEWFDDLPELRRQALGRDIETVFDAIVLAEAGLERIDLLDTLAFQRLPASFVPAPGQGTIAVTAREGDVADTLNHELDHPRTRVVTTVERTVLGTLGGGCVAPVGIHAVLQGEYVRTRVRVLSQDGTEEIEATRDLPVERHPEAASELAEELAEEGAADLIERARRGDGE
- a CDS encoding tRNA(Ile)(2)-agmatinylcytidine synthase; this encodes MTVIGLDDTDSRERGMCTTYVADTVARRLVDAGATVERVLLVRCNPAVEHKTRGNASLAVHTDAAPATAARIAVDVVGAAAETADDRTNPGVVVADGSPEAVPDPVVDFAREAVSGHHTRERARRVLSEASYRAERWKNGRGIIGSLAAVGAWAAFDEWTYERIAYRRSDRWGTERDVDVESVFEAAETAYPTVWDTVDRGTGEAVCVPRTPGPVLYGIRGDDAEACRETAARIDSEPVDRSRLFVTNQGTDAHLLDGTVSGAVDGRSYRLDATVSTAPETRRGGHVFFDVDGGTAQLQCVAFEPTKRFRDRIRRLRVGDDLTVCGEVKAGTLKLEKFAVRALREVESVTPTCPECERTMESAGRGQGYRCRDCGTAADGRVERPLDRDLAVGWYEVPPRARRHVAKPLVRGGFDGPTHPER
- the pyrE gene encoding orotate phosphoribosyltransferase — encoded protein: MADQQLIDALREAEAVKFGEFELSHGGTSEYYVDKYVFETDPHCLELIAAAFADRLLADGDAPPRLAGVALGAVPLVAATAVETGAPYVIVRKQAKEYGTGNRIEGELAAGEEVVVVEDIATTGQSAVDAVEALREAGAVVDRVLVVVDREEGAREHLAENDVELESLLTASELLADAGR
- a CDS encoding DUF7536 family protein; translated protein: MSADTPDRPGVAALAEELEVRRHARSGLLAGAAIAAAVFVIFAYLPGTDESLLYWGALSFVLATAVAGLVTTLLVARAAYRRTLSVNGIDPGRRSPSTLAVLIGLLGWALVPVVATLAVERPSGGFRLLVALVTGGFVALAVGGLGLRVAVALSLSHEWRPREAAAGAVVYTALVAAPAVGCPSGGACLGTPDGLVAAVVGLDPAAVSTVYAAVVLAGGFLVGAALGVRGAAPPHGVVAGVVAAIATLPLVAAASGDPAVVRSTALYLPVLLGTVGGVGGAVVVGIRSSDGSPER
- a CDS encoding succinylglutamate desuccinylase/aspartoacylase family protein; translated protein: MTTLGSASAAPGEIDTGRLSVGEARDGSEVGLPVAVVNGDRDGKTLYIQAVSDGDELNGLGVVQRLVPQLDPADLAGELLIVGIVNHYGFQVAEHRNPIDDTKLNRAYPGDEEGTASERIAAATFEAASRADLVLDLHQGSTSCMIDETRVRCGSRHRLHRDCLELAKAFGCGYILDQKGPDGQLARAAPDEGIPTIDPELGGSVGWDEESIRKGLKGVFNVLYRYGFLEGDVDLQPQTRATGFEQYGSPAGGLVSYAVELGEEVQRGDTLFEVTDPFGTVKAEVTADSGGVFWRHRRLPQAATGEYVCSLGTDIDSF
- the citZ gene encoding citrate synthase; its protein translation is MTEELKKGLEGVLVAESSLSYIDGDEGKLVYCGYTIDDLARNATYEEVVYLLWHGELPNREELAEFEASMAEERHLDDGVHRLVRDLAEADEEPMAALRTIVSTLSAYDDDAEADVDPTNEAANLRKGRRITAKVPTALAAFDRIRNGNDPVAPREDLGHAANFLYMLNGEEPDDVLAETFDMALVLHADHGLNASTFSATVTASTLADLHAAVTSAVGTLSGSLHGGANQDVMEMLKEVDASDKDALEWVTDALEAGRRVPGFGHRVYNVKDPRAKILSEKSKALGEAGDMKWYEYSTTIEDYLVEEKGLAPNVDFYSASTYYQMGIPVDIYTPIFAMSRVGGWIAHVLEQYDDNRLIRPRSRYVGSEDRSVPPIDER